DNA sequence from the Prolixibacter sp. SD074 genome:
GTGCCCTAAGGCACAAAATAAAGGGGAAAGAAATATAAGGTTGCCTGGTCCGCCGGAAAAACGAAAAGGTTACTTTTGTTAATGTAAACAAAAGGATGGCTGAAAAATCAAACTATCGTTATCTGTTCATCATCAATCCGGTAGCTGGAATCGGTGGGAAAAAGCATTTCCCCGAAATGATAATGCGCGTGTTTGGTGAAATGGATGTTATTGTTGAAACCTGTTTCACAACCGGCCGGGGCGATGCGTCACGCCTGGTCAGGGAAAATTGGGAGCGGTTTGATGTTTTTGTGGCAGTTGGTGGCGACGGAACGGTAAACGAAGTGATTTCGGCTGTAGCCGGGACACAAAAAGTGTTCAGCCTGATACCTGCCGGCTCAGGTAATGCATTGGGGCGTGAGTTGGGACTCTCGATGTGGCCTGCGCGTGCACTAAAAGAGATGGTTGCCAGTCATCTGAGAATAATCGATACGGGGAAAGTTAATGGTCGCCGATTTGTGAACGTTTGCGGTGTGGGGTTCGATGCGCACATTGCCGAACGTTTTGCGAAGACTAAACTCCGTGGCCCTTTTCCATATATTGCTATTGTGATCCGTGATTTTA
Encoded proteins:
- a CDS encoding diacylglycerol kinase family protein; translation: MAEKSNYRYLFIINPVAGIGGKKHFPEMIMRVFGEMDVIVETCFTTGRGDASRLVRENWERFDVFVAVGGDGTVNEVISAVAGTQKVFSLIPAGSGNALGRELGLSMWPARALKEMVASHLRIIDTGKVNGRRFVNVCGVGFDAHIAERFAKTKLRGPFPYIAIVIRDFMAYQPHGYRITIDGKMFRRKAFAVTVANTSQFGNNAFIAPRAKIDDGLLDICILKPFPVGVAPDLALRLFNGQLDHSKYCEYHQGKEILIEGETLSCQVDGEPVINNHPLQLSVDGKSLNILVPGNIRTFAGPFFAG